Proteins encoded in a region of the Variovorax sp. PAMC 28711 genome:
- the kdpB gene encoding potassium-transporting ATPase subunit KdpB, whose product MKTENSPVGLSLLDAALIKPALWSAFAKLSPRVQWRNPVMFVVYIGSILTTLLWLHAIGFAGESGMRAGFVLAISVWLWFTVLFANFAEALAEGRSKAQAASLRGLRKDTWAKKLNGPRRNAGFLPEQAPNLRKGDVVLVETGDVIPLDGEVIEGVASVDESAITGESAPVVRESGGDFSAVTGGTRVLSDWLVVRISVNPGESFLDRMIGMVEAAKRSKTPNEIALTILLVALTLVFLMVTVTLLPFSQFSVGAAGTGTVVSLTALVALLVCLIPTTIGGLLSAVGVAGMSRMMQANVIATSGRAVEAAGDVDVLLLDKTGTITHGNRQASAFLPAPGVTPERLARAAVLASLADETPEGRSIVDLARRQGVEADRDEHMQFVPFTAQTRMSGVDLPAAGNSLDADAILLRKGAVEAVRKHIEAVGGTMAPEVLRASDEVARRGSTPLAVSEGNRVLGVVELKDIVKTGIKERFAELRRMGIKTVMITGDNKLTAAAIAAEAGVDDFLAEATPEDKLALIRSYQAEGRLVAMTGDGTNDAPALAQADVAVAMGSGTQAAKEAGNMVDLDSNPTKLLEVVETGKALLMTRGSLTTFSIANDVAKYFAIIPAIFVSTYPQLGALNVMQLASPSSAILSAVIFNALVIVFLIPLALKGVRYRPVGAAALLRRNLAIYGLGGLIVPFIGIKAIDWLLALVGLV is encoded by the coding sequence ATGAAGACCGAAAATTCGCCCGTCGGCCTGTCGTTGCTCGACGCCGCGTTGATCAAGCCCGCGCTGTGGAGCGCCTTCGCCAAGCTGAGCCCGCGCGTGCAGTGGCGCAACCCGGTGATGTTCGTCGTCTACATCGGCAGCATTCTGACCACGCTGCTGTGGCTGCATGCCATCGGCTTCGCCGGCGAAAGCGGCATGCGCGCCGGCTTCGTGCTCGCCATTTCGGTGTGGCTGTGGTTCACGGTGTTGTTCGCCAACTTCGCCGAAGCGCTGGCCGAAGGGCGCAGCAAGGCGCAGGCGGCGTCACTGCGCGGCCTGCGCAAGGACACCTGGGCCAAGAAACTCAACGGCCCGCGCCGCAACGCCGGCTTCCTGCCCGAGCAGGCACCCAACCTGCGCAAGGGCGACGTGGTGCTGGTCGAGACCGGCGACGTGATCCCGCTCGACGGCGAGGTGATCGAAGGCGTGGCCTCGGTCGACGAAAGCGCCATCACTGGCGAATCGGCACCGGTGGTGCGCGAATCGGGCGGTGACTTCTCTGCGGTCACCGGCGGCACGCGTGTGCTCTCGGACTGGCTGGTGGTGCGCATCAGCGTGAACCCCGGCGAGTCGTTCCTGGACCGCATGATCGGCATGGTCGAAGCGGCCAAACGCAGCAAGACGCCGAACGAAATCGCGCTGACCATCCTGCTGGTCGCCCTCACGCTGGTGTTCCTGATGGTCACCGTCACGCTGCTGCCGTTCTCGCAGTTCAGCGTGGGCGCCGCGGGCACCGGCACCGTGGTGTCGCTGACCGCGCTGGTCGCGCTGCTGGTGTGCCTGATTCCGACCACCATCGGCGGCCTGCTCTCGGCCGTGGGCGTGGCCGGCATGAGCCGCATGATGCAGGCCAACGTGATCGCCACCTCGGGCCGTGCGGTGGAAGCCGCCGGCGACGTCGATGTGCTGCTGCTCGACAAGACCGGCACCATCACGCACGGCAATCGACAGGCTTCGGCCTTCCTGCCGGCACCCGGCGTCACGCCGGAGCGCCTGGCCCGTGCCGCGGTGCTGGCCTCGCTGGCCGACGAAACGCCCGAAGGCCGCAGCATCGTCGACCTGGCGCGCCGCCAGGGCGTCGAAGCCGACCGTGACGAGCACATGCAGTTCGTGCCCTTCACCGCCCAGACCCGGATGAGCGGCGTCGACCTGCCGGCCGCCGGGAACAGTCTCGATGCCGATGCCATTCTCTTGCGCAAGGGCGCGGTCGAGGCGGTGCGAAAGCACATCGAAGCGGTCGGCGGCACGATGGCGCCCGAGGTGCTGCGCGCCTCCGACGAAGTGGCACGCCGCGGCAGCACGCCGCTGGCCGTGTCCGAAGGCAACCGCGTGCTCGGCGTCGTCGAGCTCAAGGACATCGTCAAGACCGGCATCAAGGAGCGCTTCGCCGAGTTGCGCCGCATGGGCATCAAGACCGTGATGATCACCGGCGACAACAAGCTCACGGCCGCCGCCATCGCGGCCGAAGCCGGTGTCGACGATTTCCTCGCCGAAGCCACGCCCGAAGACAAGCTCGCGCTGATCCGCAGCTACCAGGCGGAGGGCCGGCTGGTCGCGATGACCGGCGACGGCACCAACGACGCCCCGGCGCTGGCGCAGGCCGACGTGGCGGTGGCCATGGGCAGCGGCACGCAAGCCGCCAAAGAGGCCGGCAACATGGTCGACCTCGACTCCAACCCGACCAAGCTGCTCGAAGTCGTCGAGACCGGCAAGGCGCTGCTGATGACGCGCGGCTCGCTCACCACCTTCTCGATCGCCAACGACGTGGCGAAGTACTTCGCGATCATTCCGGCGATCTTCGTGTCGACGTATCCGCAGCTCGGCGCGCTCAACGTGATGCAGCTGGCGAGCCCGTCGTCCGCCATCCTGAGCGCCGTGATCTTCAACGCCCTGGTGATCGTGTTCCTGATCCCGCTGGCGCTCAAGGGCGTGCGCTACCGACCGGTCGGCGCGGCCGCGCTGCTTCGCCGCAACCTCGCGATCTACGGCCTCGGCGGCCTGATCGTTCCCTTCATCGGCATCAAGGCCATCGACTGGCTGCTGGCCCTCGTCGGGCTGGTTTGA
- the kdpA gene encoding potassium-transporting ATPase subunit KdpA: MNLSGWTLLVIFLAVLGLLAWPLGRGLAALCNERLPRWMQRVESPLFRLAGVAPGESMHWRSYALALLAFNALGALAVYALQRLQAVLPLNPAGQAAATPDSAFNTAVSFVTNTNWQGYGGESAMSYLTQMLGLTVQNFLSAATGIAVAFALARGFAARRTDGKGLVGNFWADVTRITLWVLLPISFVVAVFFAGQGVIQNFDAYKTVDTLETQTYQQPKNGPDGQPLKDAAGAPVMEDASTATQTLAMGPVASQEAIKMVGTNGGGFFNANSAHPYENPTALSNFVQMLAIFLIPAALCFAFGRVVGDLRQGWAVLAAMTVMFVVAVVLLMPAEQAGNPLIGGLGVDQTASALQAGGNMEGKEVRFGINASALFAAVTTAASCGAVNTMHDSLTPLGGMVPMVLMQLGEVVFGGVGTGLYGMLIFAILAVFIAGLMIGRTPEYLGKKIEVHEMKLTSIAILVTPILVLAGTAIAVSLAAGKAGIANPGAHGFSEILYALTSAGNNNGSAFAGLSANTPFYNALLGLVMWLGRFGVIVPVLAIAGALAAKKRLPETAGTMPTHGPLFVSLLIGTVLLVGLLNYVPALALGPVVEHLMLWK; the protein is encoded by the coding sequence ATGAACCTCTCCGGCTGGACCTTGCTGGTCATTTTTCTCGCCGTGCTCGGGCTGCTCGCCTGGCCGCTCGGCCGTGGGCTCGCCGCCCTGTGCAATGAGCGCTTGCCGCGCTGGATGCAGCGCGTCGAGTCACCGCTCTTTCGTCTCGCGGGCGTGGCGCCCGGCGAATCGATGCACTGGCGCAGCTACGCGCTCGCGCTGCTCGCCTTCAACGCGCTCGGCGCGCTCGCCGTCTATGCGCTGCAACGCCTTCAGGCCGTGTTGCCGCTCAACCCCGCGGGGCAGGCTGCGGCGACGCCCGATTCGGCATTCAACACCGCCGTCTCGTTCGTGACCAACACCAACTGGCAGGGCTACGGCGGCGAATCGGCCATGAGCTATCTCACGCAGATGCTCGGCCTGACGGTGCAAAACTTCCTGTCGGCGGCCACCGGTATTGCGGTCGCGTTCGCGCTGGCTCGCGGCTTTGCAGCGCGCCGTACCGATGGCAAGGGGCTGGTCGGCAACTTCTGGGCCGACGTGACGCGCATCACGCTTTGGGTGCTGCTGCCGATCTCGTTCGTGGTCGCGGTGTTTTTCGCGGGACAGGGCGTGATCCAGAACTTCGACGCCTACAAGACCGTCGACACGCTCGAAACGCAGACCTACCAGCAGCCAAAGAACGGCCCCGATGGCCAGCCGCTGAAAGATGCGGCCGGCGCGCCGGTGATGGAAGACGCCAGCACCGCCACGCAGACGCTGGCCATGGGCCCGGTCGCGTCGCAGGAAGCCATCAAGATGGTCGGCACCAACGGCGGCGGGTTCTTCAACGCCAACTCGGCGCATCCGTACGAAAACCCCACCGCGCTGTCCAACTTCGTGCAGATGCTGGCGATCTTCCTGATCCCGGCGGCGCTCTGCTTCGCGTTCGGCCGTGTGGTCGGCGACCTGCGCCAGGGCTGGGCCGTGCTGGCGGCGATGACGGTGATGTTCGTCGTCGCGGTCGTGTTGCTGATGCCAGCCGAGCAGGCCGGCAATCCGTTGATCGGTGGCCTGGGCGTCGACCAGACGGCGAGCGCATTGCAGGCCGGCGGCAACATGGAAGGCAAGGAAGTGCGTTTCGGCATCAACGCCTCAGCGCTGTTCGCTGCCGTCACCACCGCAGCATCGTGCGGTGCCGTCAACACGATGCACGACTCGCTCACACCGCTCGGCGGCATGGTGCCGATGGTGCTGATGCAGCTCGGCGAAGTGGTGTTCGGCGGCGTCGGTACCGGCCTCTACGGCATGCTGATCTTCGCAATCCTCGCGGTGTTCATCGCGGGCCTCATGATCGGCCGCACGCCCGAGTACCTCGGCAAGAAGATCGAGGTGCACGAGATGAAGCTCACGTCCATCGCGATTCTCGTGACGCCGATCCTCGTGCTGGCCGGCACCGCGATCGCGGTGAGCCTGGCGGCGGGGAAGGCGGGCATCGCGAACCCCGGCGCGCACGGCTTCTCGGAGATCCTCTATGCGCTGACTTCGGCCGGCAACAACAACGGCAGTGCCTTCGCCGGCCTTTCGGCCAACACGCCGTTCTACAACGCACTGCTCGGACTGGTGATGTGGCTCGGCCGCTTCGGCGTGATCGTGCCGGTGTTGGCCATCGCAGGTGCACTCGCCGCCAAGAAGCGGCTGCCCGAAACGGCCGGAACGATGCCCACGCACGGTCCGTTGTTCGTCTCCCTGTTGATCGGCACCGTGCTGCTGGTCGGCCTGCTCAACTACGTGCCGGCGCTCGCGCTGGGCCCGGTGGTCGAGCACCTGATGCTCTGGAAGTGA
- the kdpF gene encoding K(+)-transporting ATPase subunit F, with the protein MISLEVLYGFGGLVAVLLFAYLVFALICAEEF; encoded by the coding sequence GTGATCAGCCTCGAAGTCCTCTACGGGTTCGGCGGGCTGGTCGCCGTGCTGCTGTTCGCCTACCTCGTGTTCGCGCTGATCTGCGCCGAGGAGTTCTGA
- a CDS encoding SDR family oxidoreductase, which produces MFQPALMTGQRILITGGGTGLGKSMAERFLGLGADVAICGRRQSVVEATAAEWRERFPGRRADAFGVDIRNAQAVDEMVESLFAGGGLTGLVNNAAGNFVSPTEALSPRAFDAVANIVFHGSFYVTQAVGKRWIAEAKSGAWKPGSAFRSVMSVIVTWVDNGGPYVVPSAMSKAGIEVMTKSLAIEWARYGIRLNAVGPGEIPTEGMSKRLNPGEEPGERSRKSNPMARTGEMSELQNLAAFLMAPGQCDWLTGQSIMMDGGQAAATGGNFYELREWSDADWLAARERIEEQNAKDKLQR; this is translated from the coding sequence ATGTTCCAACCCGCCCTCATGACCGGCCAGCGCATCCTTATCACGGGTGGCGGCACGGGCCTTGGCAAGTCGATGGCCGAGCGCTTCCTCGGACTGGGTGCCGACGTCGCGATCTGCGGCCGTCGGCAGTCGGTGGTCGAAGCCACGGCGGCCGAGTGGCGCGAGCGCTTTCCGGGGCGCCGCGCCGATGCTTTCGGCGTCGACATCCGCAACGCGCAGGCGGTCGACGAGATGGTCGAGTCGCTGTTCGCGGGCGGCGGCCTCACCGGCCTCGTCAACAACGCGGCCGGCAATTTCGTCTCGCCGACCGAGGCGCTGTCGCCACGCGCCTTCGACGCGGTGGCCAACATCGTGTTCCACGGCAGCTTCTACGTCACGCAGGCCGTCGGCAAGCGCTGGATCGCAGAGGCCAAGTCGGGCGCGTGGAAGCCCGGCAGCGCGTTCCGCAGTGTCATGAGCGTCATCGTGACCTGGGTGGACAACGGCGGCCCCTATGTCGTGCCGTCGGCGATGAGCAAGGCGGGCATCGAGGTCATGACCAAGTCGCTCGCCATCGAGTGGGCGCGTTACGGCATCCGCCTGAACGCGGTCGGCCCCGGCGAGATCCCGACCGAAGGCATGAGCAAGCGCCTCAACCCCGGCGAAGAACCGGGCGAGCGCAGCAGGAAGAGCAATCCGATGGCGCGCACCGGCGAGATGAGCGAGCTGCAGAACCTCGCGGCCTTCCTGATGGCGCCTGGCCAATGCGACTGGCTCACGGGCCAGTCGATCATGATGGACGGCGGCCAGGCCGCAGCCACTGGCGGCAACTTCTACGAACTGCGCGAGTGGAGCGATGCCGACTGGCTGGCAGCGCGCGAGCGCATCGAGGAACAGAACGCCAAGGACAAGCTGCAGCGCTGA
- a CDS encoding Crp/Fnr family transcriptional regulator, producing MNLTPVGSIRDRVRPALAEELANIPWLRTLTPAERRRAEAVVVVGEAEPGDLVCRIGRSPTYWFGVVEGLLKMSNDAADGTSMTYSGLPPGGWFGEGTAMKREPYRYNIQALRRSVVAGLPIDDFHWLLDHSIGFNRFVMNQLNERLAQFIAAREADRLNNPDARVARNLAALFNPVLFPGVGELLRITQQELAYLIGLSRQRVNQALRTLESQGALRVEYGGLRVLDMAALRGMATGPA from the coding sequence ATGAACCTCACGCCTGTCGGCTCCATCCGCGATCGGGTGCGCCCGGCCCTGGCCGAGGAGTTGGCCAACATCCCGTGGCTGCGCACGCTCACACCGGCAGAGCGGCGCCGCGCCGAAGCCGTGGTCGTGGTCGGCGAGGCCGAGCCGGGCGACCTGGTGTGCCGCATCGGGCGTTCGCCGACCTACTGGTTCGGCGTGGTGGAAGGGCTGCTCAAGATGAGCAACGACGCGGCCGACGGCACCTCGATGACCTACAGCGGCCTGCCGCCCGGCGGCTGGTTCGGCGAAGGCACGGCCATGAAGCGCGAGCCTTACCGCTACAACATCCAGGCGCTGCGCCGGAGCGTGGTGGCCGGCCTGCCGATCGACGACTTCCACTGGCTGCTCGACCATTCCATCGGCTTCAACCGCTTCGTGATGAACCAGCTAAACGAACGCCTCGCGCAGTTCATCGCGGCCCGCGAAGCCGACCGCCTGAACAACCCCGACGCCCGCGTCGCGCGCAACCTCGCCGCGCTGTTCAACCCGGTGCTGTTCCCCGGCGTGGGCGAGCTGCTGCGCATCACCCAGCAGGAGCTGGCCTACCTCATCGGCCTCTCGCGCCAGCGCGTGAACCAGGCGCTGCGCACGCTCGAGTCGCAGGGTGCGCTGCGCGTGGAGTACGGCGGGTTGCGGGTGCTGGACATGGCGGCGTTGCGAGGCATGGCGACCGGGCCGGCCTGA
- a CDS encoding AMP-dependent synthetase/ligase has product MTLSTAVRPPTFPRLLLAHAATRPDAPAVREKDLGIWQTWSWQAVAQEVREIACGLASLGFEAFDNLAIVGANRPHLYMAVLAAQSLRGVPVPLYQDAVAEEMVFMLEDAAIEFVVVEDQEQVDKLLECRETRPGIRHIIYDDPKGLRHYDQPGLISYDTLRELGRAFDLAHPGHYDRAVASGEATDVGVILYTSGTTGRPKGVCQTHASFIASGRGGVETDRLGPGDNIMSYLPMAWVGDHLFSVAQWLVGGFTLNCPESAETVMNDMREIGPSYYFGPPRTFEGLLTAVSIRMEDAARPKRWLYAKFMALAQRVGADLLNGASVGAGDRFMYAIGNALVYGPLRNVLGMSRIRVAYTAGAAIGPDLFRFYRSIGVNLKQFYGQTETCAYVCLQQDGKVKLSTVGTAAPGIELKIAADGEVLVRGVSVLKEYYKRPDATAEVLDADGFFHTGDAGVLDNEGHLRIIDRAKDVGRLTNGAIFAPNYIENKLKFFPQIKEAVCFGNHRDAVCAFINIDFDAVGNWAERRGLAYGGYIDLAAKPEVLGLIGECIAKVNADLATEDGMGETQIARFLVLHKELDPDDDELTRTRKVRRGFIAEKYAVLVDALYGGKTEQYIETQVKFEDGRTGVVNATLTIVEAATFPVVKAAA; this is encoded by the coding sequence GTGACCCTATCCACCGCCGTTCGGCCACCCACTTTTCCTCGCCTTTTGCTCGCGCACGCGGCGACGCGGCCCGACGCGCCGGCCGTGCGCGAAAAGGACCTCGGCATCTGGCAAACCTGGAGCTGGCAAGCGGTCGCGCAGGAAGTGCGCGAGATCGCGTGCGGCCTCGCGAGCCTCGGCTTCGAGGCGTTCGACAACCTCGCCATCGTCGGCGCCAACCGGCCGCACCTCTACATGGCGGTGCTCGCGGCGCAGAGCCTGCGCGGCGTGCCGGTGCCGCTCTACCAGGATGCCGTCGCGGAAGAGATGGTCTTCATGCTGGAAGACGCGGCCATCGAGTTCGTGGTGGTCGAGGACCAGGAGCAGGTCGACAAGCTGCTCGAGTGCCGCGAGACGCGTCCCGGCATCCGCCACATCATCTACGACGACCCCAAAGGGCTGCGCCACTACGACCAGCCGGGCCTCATCAGCTACGACACGCTGCGCGAACTCGGCCGCGCGTTCGACCTGGCGCACCCCGGCCACTACGACCGCGCGGTGGCGAGCGGCGAGGCCACCGACGTCGGCGTGATCCTCTACACCTCGGGCACCACGGGCCGGCCCAAGGGCGTGTGCCAGACGCACGCGAGCTTCATCGCATCGGGGCGCGGCGGCGTCGAGACCGACCGGCTCGGCCCCGGCGACAACATCATGAGTTACCTGCCGATGGCGTGGGTGGGCGACCACCTGTTCTCGGTGGCGCAGTGGCTGGTCGGCGGCTTCACGCTCAACTGCCCCGAGTCGGCCGAGACGGTGATGAACGACATGCGCGAGATCGGCCCGAGTTACTACTTCGGGCCGCCGCGCACCTTCGAGGGCCTGCTGACCGCCGTGTCGATCCGCATGGAAGACGCGGCCCGCCCGAAGCGCTGGCTCTATGCGAAGTTCATGGCGCTGGCGCAGCGCGTGGGCGCCGACCTCCTCAACGGCGCGTCGGTGGGCGCAGGCGATCGCTTCATGTATGCGATCGGCAATGCGCTCGTGTACGGGCCGCTGCGCAACGTGCTGGGCATGAGCCGCATCCGCGTGGCCTACACGGCGGGGGCCGCGATCGGCCCCGACCTGTTCCGCTTCTACCGCTCGATCGGCGTCAACCTGAAGCAGTTCTACGGCCAGACCGAAACGTGTGCGTACGTGTGCCTGCAACAAGACGGCAAGGTGAAACTCTCGACCGTCGGCACCGCGGCGCCGGGCATCGAACTGAAGATCGCGGCCGACGGCGAAGTGCTGGTGCGCGGCGTGTCGGTGCTCAAGGAATACTACAAACGCCCCGATGCGACCGCCGAGGTGCTCGATGCCGACGGCTTCTTCCACACCGGCGACGCCGGCGTGCTCGACAACGAAGGCCACCTGCGCATCATCGACCGCGCGAAAGACGTGGGGCGCCTCACGAACGGCGCGATCTTTGCGCCCAACTACATCGAGAACAAGCTCAAGTTCTTTCCGCAAATCAAGGAAGCCGTGTGTTTCGGCAACCACCGCGACGCGGTATGCGCCTTCATCAACATCGACTTCGACGCGGTCGGCAACTGGGCCGAACGGCGTGGCCTCGCCTACGGCGGCTACATCGACCTGGCGGCCAAGCCCGAAGTGCTCGGCCTCATCGGCGAATGCATCGCGAAGGTGAATGCCGACCTCGCCACCGAAGACGGCATGGGCGAGACGCAGATCGCGCGCTTCCTCGTGCTTCACAAGGAGCTCGACCCCGACGACGACGAGCTGACCCGCACGCGCAAGGTGCGCCGCGGCTTCATCGCCGAGAAATACGCCGTGCTGGTCGATGCGCTCTACGGCGGCAAGACCGAGCAGTACATCGAAACGCAGGTGAAGTTCGAGGACGGCCGCACCGGCGTCGTCAACGCCACGCTGACGATCGTCGAGGCCGCCACCTTTCCTGTCGTGAAGGCCGCCGCATGA
- a CDS encoding ABC transporter ATP-binding protein encodes MSNRKIGDVILDVQNISLSFGGVKALTDISFNVREHEVRAIIGPNGAGKSSMLNCINGVYQPQQGSITFRGQTFKHMNSRQVAEMGVARTFQNLALFKGMSVLDNIMTGRNLKMKSGILAQALRWGPAEREELQQREFVEHIIDFLEIQAHRKTPVGRLPYGLQKRVDLGRALAMEPQVLLLDEPMAGMNVEEKQDMSRFILDMNDEFGTTIVLIEHDMGVVMDISDRVVVLDYGKKIGDGTPHEVRNNADVIKAYLGVEH; translated from the coding sequence ATGAGCAACCGCAAGATCGGCGACGTCATCCTCGACGTGCAGAACATTTCCTTGAGCTTCGGCGGCGTGAAGGCGCTCACCGACATCAGCTTCAACGTGCGCGAGCACGAGGTGCGCGCGATCATCGGACCGAACGGCGCCGGCAAGAGCTCGATGCTCAACTGCATCAATGGCGTCTACCAGCCGCAGCAGGGCAGCATCACTTTCCGCGGCCAGACCTTCAAGCACATGAACTCGCGCCAGGTGGCCGAGATGGGCGTGGCGCGCACCTTCCAGAACCTCGCGCTGTTCAAGGGCATGAGCGTGCTCGACAACATCATGACGGGGCGCAATCTCAAGATGAAGAGCGGCATCCTCGCGCAGGCCTTGCGCTGGGGCCCGGCCGAGCGCGAGGAGTTGCAGCAGCGCGAATTCGTCGAGCACATCATCGACTTCCTCGAGATCCAGGCGCACCGCAAGACGCCGGTCGGCCGCCTGCCCTACGGCCTGCAAAAACGTGTCGACCTCGGCCGCGCGCTGGCGATGGAGCCGCAGGTGCTGCTGCTCGACGAACCGATGGCCGGCATGAACGTGGAAGAGAAGCAGGACATGAGCCGCTTCATCCTCGACATGAACGACGAGTTCGGTACGACCATCGTGCTGATCGAGCACGACATGGGCGTGGTGATGGACATCTCCGACCGCGTGGTGGTGCTCGACTACGGCAAGAAAATCGGTGACGGCACGCCGCACGAAGTCCGCAACAACGCGGACGTGATCAAGGCCTATCTGGGCGTGGAGCACTGA
- a CDS encoding branched-chain amino acid ABC transporter permease — protein MGFFLETLFGGLMVGMLYALIALGFVLIYKASGVFNFAQGAMVLFAALAMARFAEWFPQWFHFESKVLANVLGFVAAALCMVAVAWAVERFALRRLVNQEGITLLMATLGIANVLDGGGQLIFGSATYKIDIGMPKDPMLVLENFFEGGLLLNTEDLYAAAASALLVALLTLFFQKTRTGRALRAVADDHQAAQSIGIPLGRIWIIVWSVGGLVALVAGMIWGSKLGVQYSISLVALKAFPVVILGGLTSVPGAIFGGLIIGVGEKLSEIYLGPYVGGGIENWFAYVLALAVLLIRPQGLFGDKIIDRV, from the coding sequence ATGGGCTTTTTCCTCGAAACCCTCTTCGGCGGCCTGATGGTCGGCATGCTCTACGCGCTGATCGCGTTGGGCTTCGTGCTGATCTACAAGGCGTCGGGCGTCTTCAATTTCGCGCAGGGCGCGATGGTGTTGTTCGCGGCGCTCGCGATGGCCCGCTTCGCCGAATGGTTCCCGCAGTGGTTCCACTTCGAGAGCAAGGTGCTGGCGAACGTGCTGGGCTTCGTCGCAGCCGCGTTGTGCATGGTGGCGGTGGCCTGGGCGGTCGAACGCTTCGCGTTGCGCCGGCTGGTCAACCAGGAAGGCATCACGCTGCTCATGGCCACGCTGGGCATCGCCAACGTGCTCGACGGCGGCGGCCAGCTCATCTTCGGCAGCGCCACCTACAAGATCGACATCGGCATGCCGAAGGACCCGATGCTGGTGTTGGAGAATTTCTTCGAGGGCGGCCTGCTGCTCAACACCGAAGACCTGTACGCCGCGGCGGCTTCGGCCCTGCTGGTGGCACTGCTCACGCTCTTCTTCCAGAAGACGCGCACCGGCCGCGCCCTGCGTGCGGTGGCCGACGACCACCAGGCGGCGCAGTCCATCGGCATTCCGCTCGGTCGCATCTGGATCATCGTGTGGTCGGTGGGCGGCCTCGTCGCGCTGGTCGCCGGGATGATCTGGGGCAGCAAGCTGGGCGTGCAGTACTCGATTTCGCTGGTGGCGTTGAAGGCCTTCCCGGTGGTGATCCTCGGTGGACTCACCTCGGTGCCGGGCGCGATCTTCGGCGGACTGATCATCGGCGTGGGCGAGAAGCTGTCGGAGATCTACCTCGGCCCGTATGTCGGCGGCGGCATCGAGAACTGGTTCGCGTACGTGCTCGCCCTGGCCGTTCTGCTCATCAGGCCCCAGGGCCTGTTCGGCGACAAGATCATCGACCGCGTCTGA
- a CDS encoding branched-chain amino acid ABC transporter permease — protein sequence MFYRENGQFKSSYRADLALFPIAQDRWAMLLLAAICFVAVPLLVSDYAFRAVLIPFLILSLAAIGLNILVGYCGQISLGTGAFMAVGAYAAYNLQVRVEGMPLVLSILGGGVAAMALGVVFGIPSLRIRGLYLAVATLAAQFFIDWFTNRVKWVTNDSPSGSVGVRTLQMLGYEFNTPVQKYLLCLCFVVVFGFLAKNLVRGAIGREWMAMRDMDVAAAVIGIRPVYAKLTAFAVSSFIVGVAGALWGFVHLGAWEPAAFGIEKSFQLLFMIIIGGLGSIAGCFFGAAFIVLLPLLLNYVPHWLGLSISTATASHLEHMIFGALIVFFLIVEPHGLARLWSTARQKLRLWPFPH from the coding sequence ATGTTCTACAGAGAAAACGGTCAATTCAAGAGCAGTTACAGGGCCGACCTGGCGCTGTTCCCGATCGCGCAGGACCGCTGGGCGATGCTGTTGCTCGCGGCGATCTGCTTCGTCGCGGTGCCGCTGCTGGTGAGCGACTACGCGTTCCGCGCGGTGCTCATTCCCTTCCTCATCCTCTCGCTGGCCGCCATCGGTCTCAACATCCTCGTCGGGTACTGCGGGCAGATCTCGCTGGGCACCGGCGCCTTCATGGCGGTCGGTGCGTACGCGGCCTACAACCTGCAGGTGCGCGTCGAGGGCATGCCGCTGGTGCTGTCGATCCTCGGCGGTGGCGTGGCGGCCATGGCGCTGGGCGTGGTCTTCGGCATCCCGAGCCTGCGCATTCGCGGGCTGTACCTGGCGGTCGCGACCTTGGCTGCGCAGTTCTTCATCGACTGGTTCACCAACCGGGTGAAGTGGGTCACCAACGATTCGCCCTCCGGTTCGGTCGGCGTGCGCACGCTGCAGATGCTGGGCTATGAGTTCAACACGCCGGTGCAGAAGTATCTGCTGTGCCTGTGCTTCGTCGTGGTGTTCGGCTTCCTCGCGAAGAACCTGGTGCGCGGCGCGATCGGGCGCGAGTGGATGGCGATGCGCGACATGGACGTGGCCGCAGCGGTCATCGGCATCCGGCCGGTCTACGCCAAGCTCACCGCGTTCGCGGTCAGCAGCTTCATCGTCGGCGTCGCCGGTGCGCTGTGGGGTTTCGTGCATCTGGGGGCTTGGGAACCGGCGGCGTTCGGCATCGAGAAGTCGTTCCAGCTGCTCTTCATGATCATCATCGGCGGGCTGGGCTCGATCGCCGGCTGCTTCTTCGGCGCGGCGTTCATCGTGCTGCTGCCGCTGCTGTTGAACTATGTGCCGCACTGGCTGGGCCTGTCGATCTCGACGGCCACCGCATCGCACCTGGAACACATGATCTTCGGCGCGTTGATCGTGTTCTTCCTCATCGTCGAGCCGCACGGCCTCGCGCGGCTCTGGTCCACCGCGCGACAGAAGTTGCGGCTCTGGCCTTTCCCTCATTGA